Proteins encoded within one genomic window of Flavobacterium sp. NG2:
- a CDS encoding glycoside hydrolase family 2 protein: protein MKKQHFNPLNSSLLYSIAIACFLFSLHGIHAQRTKTNINENWSYLENDTNKITTANQAKNWTVLNLPHTWNSEDATDNIPGYRRAASWYKKQLVIPAIAANTVYQLYFEGSNITTKVYVNGKEAGEHIGGYIGFTIDITSLIKQGNNEVAVRVDNSYNPEIIPSQKSDFTIYGGITRDVWLLALPKNHIDNLKITTPKVSNQSASLNVVATINNLEANKDLKLEVSLKNPKGKIVTTKKVIPNSVKTTITFDNIKNPELWDTQKPNLYTVTVSLLDKNKEKDQLTEKVGFRWFEFKDHGPFYLNGKRLLIRGTHRHEEHAGVGAAMTNKQHHADMEAIKEMGANFVRLAHYPQDPEIYKACDELGLLVWDELPWCRGGLGNDVWQTNSKNMLKEMIAQNFNHPSIILWSLGNEMNWLPDFPGGDDPEKTTAFLSELNDLAHQLDPSRKTAIRKYYEGSHIVDVFSPSIWSGWYSGSYKSYQKALDTYKKEYKHFIHAEYGGDSHVGRHTEKPVTGEGVIKSEGWEEAIVQTQVANIAQIGDWSENYIVDLFDWHLHVAENDPDFVGNIQWAFKDFATPLRPEDDIPYMNQKGLTDRNRNPKDAYYVFKSYWSEKPFAYIESHTWTDRQGPKDVARNINVYSNCNQVTLYHNGKSLGKKQRDSKAFPACGLNWDLNFEEGKNTLIAVGETKDGKTVSDTINVNYRFKKNDTALGLTLSAEKLKNGNYLVTALAVDKNNLRCLDYEERIYFQCLKGGTTLKNQGTPTGSESIKMANGKASIEVIPDADGSPIVMTVLNQNFKGEFLKIE from the coding sequence ATGAAAAAGCAGCATTTTAATCCCTTGAATTCCTCGCTATTATACTCGATTGCAATAGCCTGTTTTTTATTCTCGTTGCATGGTATACATGCACAAAGAACGAAAACAAATATTAATGAAAACTGGAGTTATTTAGAAAACGATACTAATAAAATTACCACAGCCAATCAAGCCAAAAACTGGACGGTTCTCAATTTACCTCATACTTGGAATAGTGAAGATGCTACTGATAACATCCCAGGTTACAGACGTGCTGCGAGCTGGTATAAAAAACAACTTGTTATCCCTGCAATTGCTGCCAATACCGTATACCAATTGTATTTTGAGGGTTCCAATATTACAACAAAAGTTTATGTTAATGGGAAAGAAGCGGGAGAACATATAGGTGGTTATATTGGTTTTACGATTGATATCACTTCCTTGATTAAACAAGGAAATAATGAAGTTGCTGTTCGTGTGGACAATAGCTATAATCCTGAAATCATTCCGTCGCAAAAAAGTGATTTTACCATTTATGGCGGAATTACAAGAGATGTTTGGTTATTGGCTTTGCCAAAAAATCATATTGATAACCTTAAAATTACCACTCCAAAGGTTTCCAATCAATCAGCTTCATTAAATGTTGTTGCAACAATCAACAATTTAGAAGCGAATAAAGATTTAAAATTAGAAGTCTCACTAAAAAATCCAAAAGGAAAAATAGTCACTACAAAAAAAGTAATCCCAAATAGTGTAAAAACCACAATCACATTCGATAATATCAAAAACCCTGAATTGTGGGATACTCAAAAACCAAATCTTTATACAGTAACTGTTTCTTTATTAGATAAGAATAAAGAAAAAGACCAACTAACTGAAAAAGTGGGTTTCCGTTGGTTTGAATTTAAAGATCATGGGCCTTTTTACCTAAACGGAAAACGACTGTTAATTCGTGGCACACATAGACACGAAGAGCATGCGGGTGTAGGTGCAGCTATGACCAATAAACAACACCATGCTGATATGGAAGCCATCAAAGAAATGGGTGCTAATTTTGTACGTCTAGCTCATTATCCTCAAGATCCAGAAATTTACAAAGCTTGTGATGAACTAGGTTTGTTAGTGTGGGATGAACTGCCATGGTGTCGGGGTGGTCTTGGAAATGATGTTTGGCAAACCAATAGCAAAAACATGCTAAAGGAAATGATTGCTCAAAACTTCAACCATCCTAGTATTATACTTTGGTCGTTAGGAAATGAAATGAACTGGTTACCTGATTTCCCAGGTGGTGATGACCCTGAAAAAACGACTGCTTTTTTGAGCGAATTGAATGACTTAGCACACCAACTAGACCCATCCCGCAAAACAGCGATTCGTAAATATTATGAAGGCTCCCATATTGTGGATGTATTCTCCCCTTCTATTTGGTCAGGATGGTATTCTGGAAGTTACAAAAGCTATCAAAAAGCATTGGATACTTATAAAAAAGAATACAAACATTTTATACATGCGGAATATGGTGGAGATAGTCATGTAGGACGTCATACCGAAAAGCCTGTTACTGGAGAAGGAGTCATTAAATCTGAAGGATGGGAAGAAGCCATTGTACAAACACAAGTGGCTAATATTGCTCAAATAGGTGATTGGAGCGAAAATTATATCGTCGATTTATTTGACTGGCATTTACATGTTGCTGAAAATGATCCTGATTTTGTAGGGAATATACAGTGGGCTTTCAAAGATTTTGCTACGCCGTTACGTCCAGAAGACGACATCCCTTATATGAACCAAAAAGGTTTAACAGACAGAAACAGAAATCCAAAAGATGCCTATTATGTATTTAAAAGCTATTGGAGCGAAAAACCGTTTGCTTATATCGAATCTCATACTTGGACTGATAGACAAGGGCCGAAAGACGTGGCTCGAAACATTAATGTGTATAGTAATTGCAACCAAGTGACGCTTTACCATAACGGAAAATCATTAGGTAAAAAGCAACGGGATAGTAAAGCTTTTCCAGCTTGTGGTTTGAACTGGGATTTGAACTTTGAAGAAGGAAAAAACACTTTAATAGCTGTTGGTGAAACCAAAGATGGTAAAACCGTCTCAGACACTATAAATGTTAACTACAGATTTAAGAAAAATGATACTGCCTTAGGATTAACTTTATCTGCCGAAAAATTAAAAAATGGTAATTACTTAGTAACTGCACTTGCGGTAGATAAAAATAATTTACGTTGTTTAGATTACGAAGAAAGAATCTATTTCCAATGTTTAAAAGGTGGAACCACCTTAAAAAACCAAGGCACACCTACTGGTAGTGAGTCTATCAAAATGGCCAACGGAAAAGCTTCGATTGAAGTAATCCCTGATGCCGATGGAAGCCCAATAGTTATGACCGTTTTAAATCAGAATTTCAAAGGAGAGTTTTTGAAGATTGAATAA
- a CDS encoding glycoside hydrolase family 88 protein codes for MNRIYYLPFILGFTLLVTACKLKNNVAKEPNNKENTILLSSRYNALLEYPVDSLSFPRSMSLTTGKIRKVPSKDWCSGFFAGNLWQIYELTGDVKFKEKAKQWTAFIEKEKFNNKTHDMGFKVFCSFGNGLKHENNQHYKDVIVKSAQTLSTRFNKKVGAIRSWDFNKEVWDFPVIIDNMLNLELLFEASKISGDAKYRDIAIQHANTTLKNHFRPDASCYHVVSYDTITGKPKMKVTHQGYNDESSWARGQGWAIYGYTMCYRYTKDKAYLKQAEATANYFINNKNMPDDGIVYWDFKDPTIPNAPRDSSAAALVASGLYELYDYTKNDIYLNYANKVMTSLSTKNYILDKTVKGPFILDHSTGHKPKNDEVDEPIVYGDYYYLEALLRQKKK; via the coding sequence ATGAATAGAATTTATTATTTACCTTTTATTCTTGGGTTTACACTGCTGGTAACAGCGTGTAAACTCAAAAATAATGTTGCGAAAGAACCTAACAACAAAGAGAACACAATCCTTCTATCTTCAAGATACAATGCCTTGTTAGAATATCCTGTCGATTCATTGAGTTTCCCTAGAAGTATGTCATTAACAACGGGGAAAATCCGAAAAGTACCATCGAAAGATTGGTGTAGTGGATTTTTTGCAGGCAATCTATGGCAAATATATGAACTAACAGGTGATGTTAAATTCAAAGAAAAAGCGAAACAATGGACAGCTTTTATTGAAAAAGAAAAATTCAATAATAAAACTCATGATATGGGGTTTAAAGTCTTTTGCAGTTTTGGAAATGGACTTAAACACGAAAATAATCAGCACTATAAAGACGTTATTGTAAAAAGTGCACAAACACTTAGCACCCGTTTCAATAAAAAAGTAGGTGCCATACGTTCTTGGGATTTCAATAAAGAAGTTTGGGATTTTCCCGTGATTATCGACAATATGTTGAATCTTGAATTGTTATTCGAAGCTTCAAAAATATCAGGTGATGCCAAATATCGTGACATTGCGATTCAACATGCGAATACCACTTTAAAAAATCATTTTAGACCTGACGCTAGTTGCTACCATGTTGTGTCTTATGACACCATCACAGGAAAACCAAAAATGAAAGTGACCCATCAAGGGTACAACGATGAGTCTTCATGGGCAAGAGGTCAAGGATGGGCGATATATGGTTATACCATGTGCTATCGTTATACGAAAGACAAGGCCTATCTCAAACAAGCAGAAGCAACAGCAAATTATTTTATCAATAACAAAAACATGCCCGATGATGGGATTGTATATTGGGACTTTAAAGACCCCACTATTCCTAATGCTCCAAGAGATTCTTCGGCTGCGGCATTAGTTGCTTCAGGACTTTATGAGCTGTACGACTATACTAAAAACGACATCTATCTGAATTATGCAAACAAAGTAATGACTAGTTTGAGTACCAAAAATTACATTTTAGACAAAACTGTAAAAGGTCCTTTTATTTTAGACCATAGTACAGGACATAAGCCTAAAAACGATGAAGTTGACGAACCTATCGTATACGGTGACTATTATTACTTAGAGGCACTATTAAGACAAAAAAAGAAATGA
- the galE gene encoding UDP-glucose 4-epimerase GalE produces the protein MKILVTGGLGFIGSHTVVELQNEGYEVVIIDNLSNSSEDVLKGIVSITGKTPIFEKLDLRDKASVQSFFAKYTDIAGVIHFAASKAVGESVQNPLLYYENNIAALVYILQELEKKEEANFIFSSSCTVYGQADVLPIDENAPIKPAMSPYGNTKQIGEEVITDVSKVSGIKAILLRYFNPIGAHPSAAIGELPIGVPQNLVPFITQTGIGLRKELMVYGDDYPTADGTCIRDYIHVVDLAKAHVVALQRLLGNKNLEKVETFNLGTGVGSSVLEVIKSFEKVSGKPFPYKIVDRREGDVTAAYASTDKANNVLGWKTQSSLDEAMASAWKWETKIRS, from the coding sequence ATGAAAATATTAGTAACAGGAGGTTTAGGGTTTATTGGGTCTCATACTGTAGTTGAATTGCAAAATGAAGGCTATGAAGTAGTAATAATCGACAATCTTTCCAATTCGTCTGAGGATGTGTTGAAAGGAATTGTTTCTATAACTGGAAAGACGCCTATTTTTGAAAAGTTAGACTTGAGAGATAAAGCATCAGTTCAAAGTTTTTTTGCAAAATATACTGATATTGCTGGAGTGATCCACTTTGCTGCTTCCAAAGCGGTTGGGGAGAGTGTTCAAAATCCATTACTTTATTATGAAAACAATATTGCTGCTTTAGTTTATATTCTTCAAGAATTAGAGAAAAAAGAGGAAGCAAACTTTATTTTCAGTTCTTCTTGTACCGTTTATGGTCAAGCAGATGTTTTACCTATTGATGAGAATGCACCTATAAAACCAGCGATGTCTCCTTATGGAAATACCAAACAAATAGGGGAGGAAGTAATTACAGATGTTTCTAAAGTAAGCGGAATCAAAGCAATCTTATTGCGTTATTTTAACCCTATTGGTGCGCATCCTTCGGCAGCAATTGGTGAATTACCAATTGGTGTACCTCAAAATTTAGTGCCTTTTATTACACAAACCGGAATTGGGTTACGAAAAGAGTTGATGGTGTATGGTGATGATTACCCAACAGCTGATGGAACTTGTATTCGGGACTATATTCATGTAGTTGATTTGGCCAAAGCCCATGTGGTAGCACTACAACGTCTACTAGGGAATAAAAACTTAGAAAAAGTAGAAACTTTTAACTTAGGAACAGGTGTAGGTAGCTCTGTTTTGGAAGTTATTAAAAGTTTTGAAAAAGTAAGTGGCAAGCCGTTTCCTTATAAAATCGTAGACAGACGCGAAGGTGACGTAACAGCAGCTTATGCAAGCACAGACAAAGCAAATAATGTATTGGGTTGGAAAACTCAATCTTCATTAGATGAAGCGATGGCTAGTGCATGGAAATGGGAAACCAAAATAAGAAGCTAG
- a CDS encoding sodium/sugar symporter — METGFGFIDYAVFAAYAVLILGVGLWVSRDKEGEQKNAEDYFLASKSLPWWAIGSSLIAANISAEQFIGMSGSGFALGLAIASYEWMAAFTLIIVGKYFLPIFIEKGIYTIPEFVEKRFSTNLKTILAVFWIALYVFVNLTTVLYLGGLAIETILGIDMMYAIIGLALFSAAYSLYGGLSAVAWTDVIQVVFLVLGGLVTTYLALNTVSDGAGMWEGMKTVYHSAPDRFVMILDESNPEYMNLPGIGVLVGGLWVANIYYWGFNQYIIQRTLAAKSLREAQKGILLAAFLKLLIPFIVVIPGIAAYVMVNDPAIMARLGAMAAENLPGIGTADRAYPWLLHFLPAGMKGLAFAALAAAIVSSLASMLNSTSTIFTMDIYKQYINTSASDKTTVNVGRISAGVALLIAVIMAPLLGGIDQAFQFIQEYTGIVSPGILGVFLLGLFWKKTTNKAAIWGALVSIPIALFFKIGPKGWAEGAMFPTLPWMDQMGYTTVLTMIVIAVLSITQNNGKDDEKGISLTKEFFKTSPLFNICSFVILILLAVAYAFFWK, encoded by the coding sequence ATGGAAACAGGATTTGGGTTTATTGACTACGCGGTCTTTGCTGCTTATGCAGTTTTAATCTTAGGAGTGGGTTTATGGGTCTCTCGTGATAAAGAAGGAGAGCAAAAAAATGCCGAGGATTACTTTTTGGCAAGTAAATCTTTGCCATGGTGGGCTATTGGTTCATCATTAATTGCAGCAAATATTTCTGCTGAGCAATTTATCGGAATGTCTGGTTCTGGTTTTGCATTAGGTTTAGCTATTGCTTCATATGAATGGATGGCTGCCTTTACGTTGATTATTGTGGGTAAATATTTCTTACCTATCTTCATTGAAAAAGGAATTTATACAATTCCTGAATTCGTAGAGAAACGTTTCTCAACCAACCTTAAAACGATTTTGGCAGTTTTCTGGATTGCTTTATATGTTTTTGTGAACCTTACAACAGTATTGTACTTAGGAGGTTTGGCTATCGAAACTATTTTAGGTATTGATATGATGTATGCTATTATTGGATTAGCATTGTTTTCAGCAGCTTACTCACTATACGGTGGATTGTCAGCGGTTGCTTGGACAGATGTTATTCAAGTAGTTTTCTTGGTACTTGGTGGATTGGTTACTACTTATTTGGCGTTGAATACAGTTTCTGATGGAGCTGGGATGTGGGAAGGTATGAAAACCGTTTACCACTCAGCACCAGATCGTTTTGTGATGATTTTAGACGAATCTAATCCAGAGTATATGAACTTACCTGGAATTGGAGTTTTAGTTGGAGGACTTTGGGTAGCGAATATTTACTACTGGGGTTTCAATCAATATATCATTCAAAGAACTTTGGCTGCTAAATCTTTAAGAGAAGCACAAAAAGGTATTTTATTAGCAGCTTTCTTAAAATTATTAATTCCGTTTATCGTTGTTATTCCTGGGATTGCGGCTTACGTAATGGTTAATGATCCAGCTATCATGGCTAGATTAGGAGCAATGGCTGCTGAAAATTTACCAGGTATAGGTACTGCTGACAGAGCGTATCCATGGTTGTTACATTTCTTACCTGCAGGTATGAAAGGATTGGCTTTTGCTGCATTAGCTGCTGCAATTGTATCTTCATTAGCTTCGATGTTGAATTCAACTTCAACTATCTTTACAATGGATATTTACAAACAATATATCAATACAAGCGCAAGTGATAAAACTACGGTAAATGTTGGTCGTATTTCGGCTGGTGTAGCTTTACTTATTGCTGTTATTATGGCGCCACTTTTAGGAGGTATTGATCAAGCTTTTCAATTCATTCAAGAATATACTGGAATTGTAAGTCCAGGTATTTTAGGGGTATTTTTGTTAGGGTTATTTTGGAAAAAAACAACAAACAAAGCTGCTATTTGGGGTGCATTAGTTTCTATTCCAATCGCTTTATTCTTTAAAATAGGACCTAAAGGATGGGCTGAAGGAGCGATGTTCCCAACATTACCATGGATGGACCAAATGGGGTATACAACTGTTTTAACTATGATTGTTATAGCTGTTTTAAGTATCACACAAAACAATGGTAAAGATGACGAAAAAGGTATTTCTTTGACTAAAGAATTCTTCAAAACGAGTCCATTATTTAATATTTGTTCGTTTGTAATATTAATTTTGTTAGCTGTTGCTTACGCTTTTTTCTGGAAATAA
- a CDS encoding UDP-glucose--hexose-1-phosphate uridylyltransferase, whose product MRNFDINEDPHRRYNPLINEWVLVSPHRAKRPWQGQKENVATDDRPEYEPECYLCPGNVRVNGEVNPEYTSSFVFENDFAALKQDEINFEDNGSDTFFKARPERGISKVVCFSPKHNLTLPEMELDTIEDVVRTWQKEYTDLGSVDYINYVQIFENKGSVMGCSNPHPHGQIWAQSSLPTQVEKTQNNLKAYHDKFGTNLLVDYLEKELLLEERIVVENEHFVALVPFWAVWPFETMIVAKRHVTKITDFTKDEVAAFAVILKKLTAKYDNLFETSFPYSSGIHQAPTDGQEHPEWQFHMHFYPPLLRSASVKKFMVGYEMMGESQRDITAEKSAQMLRDLSDVHYKTK is encoded by the coding sequence ATGAGAAATTTTGATATCAACGAAGATCCGCACAGAAGATATAATCCTTTAATTAACGAATGGGTATTAGTTTCCCCACATAGAGCAAAACGTCCGTGGCAAGGGCAAAAAGAAAATGTTGCCACTGATGACAGACCAGAATACGAACCAGAGTGTTATTTATGCCCTGGAAATGTACGTGTAAATGGAGAAGTAAACCCAGAATATACAAGTTCATTTGTTTTTGAAAATGACTTTGCCGCTTTGAAGCAAGATGAAATCAATTTTGAAGATAATGGTAGTGATACTTTCTTTAAAGCAAGACCTGAAAGAGGAATTTCAAAAGTGGTTTGCTTTTCGCCAAAGCATAATTTAACTTTGCCTGAGATGGAATTGGATACCATTGAAGATGTAGTACGTACTTGGCAAAAAGAATATACAGATTTAGGGAGCGTAGACTATATCAATTATGTGCAAATTTTTGAGAACAAAGGAAGTGTAATGGGATGTAGTAATCCACATCCTCATGGACAAATTTGGGCTCAATCATCATTGCCTACTCAGGTTGAGAAAACGCAAAATAACCTAAAGGCTTATCACGATAAATTTGGTACTAATCTTTTAGTGGACTATTTGGAAAAAGAATTGTTGCTAGAAGAACGTATTGTAGTCGAAAATGAACATTTTGTAGCTTTGGTTCCGTTTTGGGCGGTTTGGCCATTTGAAACAATGATTGTAGCCAAACGTCACGTAACTAAAATCACTGATTTTACGAAAGATGAAGTAGCTGCATTTGCTGTAATATTAAAGAAATTAACAGCTAAGTACGATAATCTTTTCGAAACGTCATTTCCGTATTCATCAGGGATTCACCAAGCACCAACAGATGGTCAGGAGCATCCAGAATGGCAATTCCATATGCATTTTTACCCACCATTGTTGCGTTCGGCTTCAGTGAAAAAATTCATGGTAGGATATGAAATGATGGGCGAGTCACAAAGAGACATTACAGCTGAGAAGAGTGCTCAAATGTTGAGAGACTTATCGGATGTTCATTATAAAACAAAATAA